One Setaria viridis chromosome 5, Setaria_viridis_v4.0, whole genome shotgun sequence genomic region harbors:
- the LOC117855429 gene encoding uncharacterized protein, which translates to MGNCTASQRAVESWADDGEWEEEASSSEEGDHHHHHHDHHHHERPEEHASEVTIRITKRQLHELMEKRASGGHGLQLPVLGLGSRRSTEQLLADIMNSGEVHHHREEHWHWKPALQSIPEAVES; encoded by the coding sequence ATGGGGAACTGCACGGCGTCGCAGCGCGCAGTGGAGTCGTGGGCCGACGACGGcgagtgggaggaggaggcctcGTCCTCGGAGGAGggcgaccaccaccaccaccaccatgaccATCATCACCACGAGAGGCCGGAGGAGCACGCGTCGGAGGTGACCATCAGGATCACCAAGAGGCAGCTGCACGAGCTGATGGAGAAGAGGGCCAGCGGCGGCCATGGGTTGCAGCTGCCAGTGCTAGGGCTGGGCAGCCGGCGGTCGACGGAGCAGCTGCTGGCGGACATCATGAACTCCGGGGAGGTGCACCACCACAGGGAAGAGCACTGGCACTGGAAGCCCGCGCTGCAGAGCATCCCCGAGGCCGTGGAGTCATGA
- the LOC117857298 gene encoding uncharacterized protein isoform X1, giving the protein MVSPNRPAAAAALLLVVAAAALLLSTSSSEDGYLGRLVTPWGASLTALPFSPTDVLPLLPRGVAMAALRALRGVSDIFPVFVGAASAGAPGAAPGSDSGGEVRWKGACFYENEAWLVLHNESGSKYGGGTLHIKTTKAHSWTCIDLYVFATPYRVTWDYYFLGREHTLDFKEWESEAEYEYVKRNGVSIFLMPSGTIGTLRALWEVFPLFTNTAWGENANLNFLKKHMGATFEERPKPWVSELNTDDIHSGDFLVLSKIRGRWGGFETLEKWVTGAYAGHTAVCLRDSDGKLWVGESGNENEKGEDVIAILPWEEWWEFEVTKDDSNPQIALLPLHPDLRAKFNETAAWNYAKNMSGKPYGYHNMIFSWIDTISDNYPPPLDAHVVASVMTVWTKLQPEYAANLWKEALNKRLGTKGLDLPEIIVESERRGITFDKLLTVPEKDNWVYEDGQSASCIAFVLMMYKEAGLFGPITNSVEVTEFTIKDAYTLNFFEDNSTRLPEWCNKGDSVKLPFCQIKGRYRMELPGYNTMKPYAHMNERCPSLPPDYKRTKGC; this is encoded by the exons ATGGTGAGCCCCAACAggcccgcagccgccgccgctctgctgCTCGTCGTGGCAGCAgccgcgctcctcctctccaCGAGCTCATCGGAGGATGGGTACCTCGGGCGCCTGGTCACGCCGTGGGGCGCTAGTCTCACGGCCCTCCCGTTCAGCCCCACGGACGTGCTGCCCCTCCTCCCCCGGGGCGTCGCCATGGCCGCGCTCCGGGCGCTCCGCGGCGTGTCGGACATCTTCCCGGTGTTCGtcggcgcggcgtcggcgggagcgccgggcgcggcgccCGGCAGCGACAGCGGAGGGGAGGTGCGGTGGAAGGGGGCCTGCTTCTACGAGAACGAGGCGTGGCTCGTGCTCCACAACGAGAGCGGGTCCAAGTACGGCGGAGGCACGCTCCACATCAAG ACAACCAAAGCACACAGCTGGACTTGCATAGATCTCTACGTATTTGCCACACCTTACCGTGTTACATGGGATTACTACTTTTTGGGGCGAGAGCACACCCTTGATTTCAAAGAATGGGAAAGTGAGGCTGAGTATGAATAT GTGAAACGTAATGGGGTGTCCATTTTCCTTATGCCATCTGGAACAATTGGGACACTTCGAGCACTTTGGGAGGTCTTTCCTCTGTTCACAAATACTGCATGGGGCGAGAATGCAAATCTTAACTTTCTCAAGAAGCATATGGGTGCTACATTTGAGGAACGGCCGAAGCCTTGGGTATCAGAGTTAAATACTGATGACATCCACTCTGGAGATTTCTTGGTTTTATCCAAGATTCGTGGGCGCTGGGGTGGTTTTGAAACACTGGAGAAGTGGGTTACTGGTGCTTACGCAGGCCATACTGCAGTTTGCCTTAGGGACTCTGATGGAAAGCTTTGGGTTGGGGAATCGGGTAATGAAAACGAAAAG GGAGAAGATGTTATTGCTATCTTGCCCTGGGAGGAATGGTGGGAGTTTGAAGTGACAAAGGATGATTCAAATCCTCAGATTGCACTGCTTCCTTTGCATCCAGATTTGCGAGCAAAATTTAATGAGACAGCAGCTTGGAATTATGCAAAAAACATGAGTGGGAAGCCTTATGGGTATCACAATATGATATTTAGCTGGATCGATACCATCAGCGATAACTATCCACCACCATTAGATGCTCATGTG GTTGCTTCTGTTATGACTGTATGGACCAAGCTTCAACCAGAGTATGCTGCTAATTTGTGGAAAGAAGCCCTTAACAAACGGCTTGGAACTAAG GGTCTTGATTTACCTGAAATCATTGTGGAATCAGAGAGACGTGGGATTACATTTGACAAGTTACTAACTGTTCCTGAGAAAGATAACTGGGTCTATGAAGATGGTCAGTCAGCATCTTGTATTGCTTTCGTACTTATGATGTACAAGGAGGCTGGACTCTTTGGCCCTATTACCAACTCTGTTGAAGTTACTGAATTCACA ATAAAAGATGCTTACACCCTCAACTTTTTTGAGGACAACTCGACTCGGCTTCCCGAGTGGTGCAACAAGGGTGACAGTGTTAAGCTCCCCTTTTGCCAAATCAAGGGTAGGTACCGGATGGAGCTGCCTGGATACAACACCATGAAACCATATGCCCACATGAACGAAAGATGTCCATCCCTGCCTCCGGATTACAAAAGGACGAAGGGCTGCTAG
- the LOC117857298 gene encoding uncharacterized protein isoform X2 — translation MGGSKLKLLVLPLLLLLPLLFLFAGPPRVLRGLLEAPLRAPVLPGDLLPLLPWPVAQPLLRRLALRGPADLLPSFVGAARAPEDGDAGSTAEWKGACFYENRAWVEFRNGTNGGLGGGVVHVETTKAHSWTCIDLYVFATPYRVTWDYYFLGREHTLDFKEWESEAEYEYVKRNGVSIFLMPSGTIGTLRALWEVFPLFTNTAWGENANLNFLKKHMGATFEERPKPWVSELNTDDIHSGDFLVLSKIRGRWGGFETLEKWVTGAYAGHTAVCLRDSDGKLWVGESGNENEKGEDVIAILPWEEWWEFEVTKDDSNPQIALLPLHPDLRAKFNETAAWNYAKNMSGKPYGYHNMIFSWIDTISDNYPPPLDAHVVASVMTVWTKLQPEYAANLWKEALNKRLGTKGLDLPEIIVESERRGITFDKLLTVPEKDNWVYEDGQSASCIAFVLMMYKEAGLFGPITNSVEVTEFTIKDAYTLNFFEDNSTRLPEWCNKGDSVKLPFCQIKGRYRMELPGYNTMKPYAHMNERCPSLPPDYKRTKGC, via the exons ATGGGAGGATCCAAGCTAAAGCTCCTCGttctccccctcctgctcctcctccccctcctcttcctcttcgccGGCCCGCCCCGCGTCCTCCGGGGGCTCCTGGAGGCGCCCCTCCGCGCGCCCGTCCTCCCGGGAGACCTCCTCCCGCTCCTGCCATGGCCCGTGGCGCAgccgctgctccgccgcctcgcgctcCGGGGCCCCGCCGACCTGCTCCCGTCCTTcgtcggcgccgcgcgcgcgccggaggATGGGGATGCCGGCAGCACCGCGGAGTGGAAGGGGGCCTGTTTCTACGAGAACCGGGCGTGGGTGGAGTTCCGCAACGGGACCAACGGGGGACTCGGAGGCGGCGTAGTTCATGTGGAG ACAACCAAAGCACACAGCTGGACTTGCATAGATCTCTACGTATTTGCCACACCTTACCGTGTTACATGGGATTACTACTTTTTGGGGCGAGAGCACACCCTTGATTTCAAAGAATGGGAAAGTGAGGCTGAGTATGAATAT GTGAAACGTAATGGGGTGTCCATTTTCCTTATGCCATCTGGAACAATTGGGACACTTCGAGCACTTTGGGAGGTCTTTCCTCTGTTCACAAATACTGCATGGGGCGAGAATGCAAATCTTAACTTTCTCAAGAAGCATATGGGTGCTACATTTGAGGAACGGCCGAAGCCTTGGGTATCAGAGTTAAATACTGATGACATCCACTCTGGAGATTTCTTGGTTTTATCCAAGATTCGTGGGCGCTGGGGTGGTTTTGAAACACTGGAGAAGTGGGTTACTGGTGCTTACGCAGGCCATACTGCAGTTTGCCTTAGGGACTCTGATGGAAAGCTTTGGGTTGGGGAATCGGGTAATGAAAACGAAAAG GGAGAAGATGTTATTGCTATCTTGCCCTGGGAGGAATGGTGGGAGTTTGAAGTGACAAAGGATGATTCAAATCCTCAGATTGCACTGCTTCCTTTGCATCCAGATTTGCGAGCAAAATTTAATGAGACAGCAGCTTGGAATTATGCAAAAAACATGAGTGGGAAGCCTTATGGGTATCACAATATGATATTTAGCTGGATCGATACCATCAGCGATAACTATCCACCACCATTAGATGCTCATGTG GTTGCTTCTGTTATGACTGTATGGACCAAGCTTCAACCAGAGTATGCTGCTAATTTGTGGAAAGAAGCCCTTAACAAACGGCTTGGAACTAAG GGTCTTGATTTACCTGAAATCATTGTGGAATCAGAGAGACGTGGGATTACATTTGACAAGTTACTAACTGTTCCTGAGAAAGATAACTGGGTCTATGAAGATGGTCAGTCAGCATCTTGTATTGCTTTCGTACTTATGATGTACAAGGAGGCTGGACTCTTTGGCCCTATTACCAACTCTGTTGAAGTTACTGAATTCACA ATAAAAGATGCTTACACCCTCAACTTTTTTGAGGACAACTCGACTCGGCTTCCCGAGTGGTGCAACAAGGGTGACAGTGTTAAGCTCCCCTTTTGCCAAATCAAGGGTAGGTACCGGATGGAGCTGCCTGGATACAACACCATGAAACCATATGCCCACATGAACGAAAGATGTCCATCCCTGCCTCCGGATTACAAAAGGACGAAGGGCTGCTAG